The DNA sequence TCTGACAGCGGAGTTTTGTGGGAAGTTTTTGGAAGAAGGGGAGGATGAAAGGTATAAGGGGTACAAAAGGTTTAAACTACGGGAGCAGATGGAGGGGGCAGCTAGAAGCGGGAAGCAGAATATTGTTGAAGGGGCAAGTCAGGGAACGTCATTTAAGGGCTACATTAAGCTATTGGGCGTGGCTCTCGGATCCTTGA is a window from the Patescibacteria group bacterium genome containing:
- a CDS encoding four helix bundle protein, translating into MEKSQAPYKNLKTYQQSVIICDLTAEFCGKFLEEGEDERYKGYKRFKLREQMEGAARSGKQNIVEGASQGTSFKGYIKLLGVALGSL